The Deltaproteobacteria bacterium DNA window ATAGAATCAGGAAGCGTCTCAGAAATAAAAGGGCTTGAAGGGGGGTATCATGGCCGGAAGGTGGTCCACGGCGGTCGCGCTCGTGGTGGTTTCCCTGCTCGTTTTCCCGCACTTTCCCTCGCCGTCGCTTGCCGACGACGTGGAGGACACGATAGGCGAGGCACAGAAGCTGTACAAAAGCGGTGATTACAACGAAACGATCAGGGAGCTGGAATTTGCGATCCAGCTTGTCCGGAGGAAAAAGAGCGAGCGGCTGAAAGCTGTCTTTCCCGGGGCCCTTCCGGGATGGGAAGAAAAGGAGGTCGACATAACGGGCGCATCCTCTGCATACCTCGGAGGAGGCATTCAGGCGAGCCGCGAATACACGAAGGGGGGGGCGAAGGTGGTCATCGATGTGTTCATGGACAATCCCTTTCTTCAGGGCATTTTCGCGGTGGTAGACAACCCGCTGCTCTTTTCGCCCGAATCCGAGCCTGTCCGGGTCGGGGGGAACAGGGCGAACCTGTTCTACGACCCCGCTACCCGGGAGGGGGAGCTCAAGCTCGTGTTCAGGAAAAAGGTCCTCATTTCCGTCCGGGGATACCGGATAGGATCGGCCGACCTCCTCAAGGAGTATGCCGGGGGAATCAATTTTGGTTATCTTCAGGAAATTATGGAACGGTAGCTCTATGTACCCGATACGAGAGAGTGTTTTTCTTTCCCCCCTTGATTTCACCCTCAGTCATGGCGGTGGGAAACAGGACAGCGGAGCTGGTTGCGGGGTTCGTATCGGAAAAGAGTCGGGTGATAACTGGTGCGGCGGGAGTACGCGGCGCCGTTGGCTGGCAGGGGGAGCCGGCCCCTCTGGAGGCTTGTTATGAGTGGATACAACAGGATCATTTCGGCAGGTTTCTGGCTTTTCCTCGCGGTAAGTGCCTGCATCGTGCCGCTTGTTTTTTCGGGCTGCGCGGTAAACCCGGTGACGGGGAAAACGGAGTTTCACCTCGTCAGTGTTACGGAAGAGGAGGAGATCGAGCTGGGGAGAAAATCCTACGTTCCCATCGTCCAGCAGGAGGGCGGGTTTTACCGGGACCAACGGCTGGAGGGGTACGTGCAGTCTGTTGGCGACAGGCTGGCGAAGGTGTCCCACAGGCCCGGACTTCCCTACACCTTCCGGGTCCTCAATTCCTCCGTGCCGAATGCTTTTGCGCTTCCGGGAGGATTTATCGTCATCAACAGGGGGCTCCTCGTCGGCCTCTCCTCCGAGGGTGAGCTCGCTGGCGTCCTGGGCCACGAGATCGGGCATGCGACGGCGAGGCACTCCGTCGCCGCATACCAGAGGGCCCTCGGGCTCAACATCGCGCTGCTGGGTGTTGCCGTTGCCGGCGGTTCGAACATGACCATGCAGCTCTCCTCCATCGGGGCCGGCCTCATCCAGAACGGGTTTTCCCGGGAGCAGGAGAGGGAGTCGGACTACCTCGGCGTCGACTACATGGTAAAGGCGGGCTACGACCCGAGGGGTGCCATCGATCTCCAGGAGTATTTTTACAAGCAGTTCGAGCGGGGGAAAAACACTATCTGGATAGAGGGGCTTTTCCGTACCCACCCTTTCTCCGAGGAGCGGCTGGAAAATGTGAAGCGATACAGCAGGGAAAAGCACCCGCAGTCCCTCGACGGGAAGGGGTATGTTGTCAACGAGGGGGTATTCATCGACAGAACGGAACGGCTGAGAGAGGTCCAGCGGGCTTACGATGTCTATGATGAGGGGGTAAAACTCCTGAACAAGAAAGACAGACGGGGGGCGCTGGAAAAATTTCGCCGGGCAATGGAGATGGAGCCGGACCAGGCGCCGTTTCACACCAAAGCGGGCCTCGTCTTTCTCCTTGACGATGATGCTGGCGCCGCAATAGAGTATCTCGAAAAAGCGGTGCAGATCGACCCCGAGCTTGCGGAGTCACGGGTTTATCTCGGAATATCCTATCACGAGGTGGGAAAGTGTGGTCAGGCGGTTGTCCACCTCGAAAAGAGCATGGAGAGCATGCCGACGAAAACCGCGGCGAAGTACCTTGGAAAGTGCTACAGAAAAATGGGGGATTCCGAGAAAGCGGCAAAGTACGAGGGGTTAGCCAGATAAGGGGGGCGGCCGGCATCTCGCTGAAAAGCCCGGTGGAGGAGTCGGATGAAGAAGTGGAGGTGCAAAGTGTGCGGCTACATTCACCTTGGAGATGCCCCCCCTGACATTTGTCCCGTATGCGGTGCCCCGGGGGAGGAGTTCGAGTTGATGGGGGGATGATGTACTGCCGGGTGCCTTTTCCGCTCTTTTTCCGCTTGTTGAAGAAAAGGTCAATTTTGTTAGGAAAAACCTGATAAAATAGTCCCTAACGTGTTCTTTTGCACGGTCTTTGTACCGTTTTGCTTATAGAGAAAGTGTGGGTTCGCGTTTTTTCCCGGGACTGCCTCAATGGAGTCCTGACGTCCGGGAAGAGAGGGAAAATGAGACAAGGAGGGGACGGAATGGAGCTATCGGAAGTGGTGAAGGCGATCCATATTGCTATCGGGAACGAGAAGGGGGCGTGCAAACGGTACCTTAAGTTTGCAAAAAATACGAAGGACGAAAAGGGCCGGGTCGTCCTGCTGAACCTGGCAATGGATGAGCTGGGGCACCTTGAAAAGCTGGAAAAGCAGCTTCACGTCATGATGGAGGGGAAGCCGTGGGTTCTTCCCGTTACCGAGGAGGCGCAGAGAGCGGTGGTGGAAACGGGAGAGGCTGACGTTGACCTCTTGAACCTCGACATCGATACGCTGGACGATCTCAAGGCGCTGGAGGTGGCCCTGGAGTATGAGATCCTTGCGAACAAGTATTACCTCCGGCAGGCGGAGAAAACGGAAGATGAAGTGCTGAAGAAGCTTTTTCTCTCCCTGGCTGCCGAGGAGGAGGTCCACAAGAAGATCATTCAGGCGGAGATCGATTCGATTTCTGATAGCGGCTTCTGGTTCGATTACCAGGAGTTTTCCGTCGAAATGGAGTAAATGCAGGCATAGAGACACGCCGGGACAAACGGGTTTTTCCGTCACCTTTCCCCGAAAAGGGAAGTAACGATACCTGCGGCGAAACATGCGATGTCGGCACCGGCTGAACACCCATCCCGGTGGCGGTCTCCGGAAAAAACGGTTCGGGCTTCAAAACCCGTAAACGCGGAAACCTGCCGGGCACACAACGCTGCACTGGAGTTTGGCGATGTTCGATCTGGAAGCAATAGTAGAGAAACTGAAGGCTGAGGCCGAAGAGCTGGAATACGAGCTGAAGGTGGAGCTGCCCCGCGAGATAGGCGCTGCCATCGAGCAGGGCGACATCTCGGAAAATGCCGAGTATGAGTCCGCCAAGGAGAGGCAGTCGACCCTCATCGGCCGGCTCGACCAGTTGAACAGGCGGATAGAGGATCTGTCGAAGATCAACATGAGCGAGATCCCCCGGGACAGGGTAAGCCTGGGCTCGACGGTTGAGGTGACGGACATCGACACGGGGGAAAAAAAGAGGTACGTCCTGGTGCCTCCCGAAGCCATGGACAGCAACCCCCACTATATTTCCATCATGTCCCCCATCGCCCGGAACCTCGTGGGAGCATTTCCCGGCGATGAGGTATTTGTGGAGGTCCCGAAAGGAGAACGGGAATACAGGGTCGAGAGGGTAATCACCTATTTTGGCGATGTCCTCGAATGAAGGGTCGGGGTGAGCGGGCACTCCCGTGAAATGTCCCTGGAAGGCAAGTCCGCAGCATATCCGTGTGCCTGCAGCCATCCTTTTCAACCACATACGGTTTCCATCACAAGAGAAGACAACCAGGAATATGGAGGGGGATTACAAGAATAATTACGAGGGGGGGTGGAGTGAAAAGAATAAGGGAAATTTTCAGGAAGTATTTTTTTGCGGGATTGTTCTCCGTCATTCCTATCGCTCTTTCCGTTTTTTTCATCCTCTGGTTCTTCAGGAAAATTGACGCTCTTTTTTCACCCGTCGTGTACCGCATATTGCAGTTATTGCTGCCCGGTTACGAAAGGACCCCCATCCCGGGGACGGGTTTCGTGCTCGGCATCATCGCAATCCTTCTCGTCGGGTTCTTGAGCAAGACGTTCCTCATCAGCCGGTTTTTGGACTTCATAGGGACGGTGCTGAAGAAGATACCGCTGGCCAAGTCGATCTATTCGACCCTGAAAACCCTGACAGAGGCGTTTTCCCCCGAGAACATGGATTCCTTCCGGGAAGTGGTCCTCGTCAGGTATCCCCGCACAGACAGCTATGCCGTGGGATTCCTGACGAAGAAGATGCTGTGTGGGGATGACGAGCTCATCGCTGTTTACGTGCCCACGAACAACCTCTACCTGGGGGACGTGCTCTTCATCAAGGAAGAGGACATGGTCAGGACCCGCCTGTCTGTCGAGGAGGGGATGCGTGTCGTCGCGTCGGGAGGGACGGCGGCACCGGATTACATCGATGGCGGCGGGAAAAAGAATTAAAGAGTTGACAGCACCGGGGCGATAACTGTATAGTGGATCTCTATATCGGGTAAACGCGGAGAGAAAATGATCGATTTCACGGGAAAGAGAACATCTGGCCTCGCACTACTTCTGCTCCTAACGGGGGTGGTGTCCGCAGGCCGTTAATCTACGGGTGAAGGAAAATTCGAGCCGCGGGCGCCACAGGGCACCGCGGCTTTTTTGTTTTGGAAAAGCCGCATCGACTTCGAGGTCACCGCGGCTTTTTTATTTACCCTGATGCAGGGGGCAACATTGATGGAACCGTTCAAAATGAGGGACAGAATCGTGGATGTGAAAAAAAACGAGGGCTCGAATGGATTTCCCCTGCCCTACGACGCGTTTCCCCTATGCGAGGGGGCTGGGATGGGCCGGCGTGAAACAGGGCAGGAAAAAATAGAGCAAATACGTGACAGGAGGGAGCAAAATGGCTGAGAGAGTTTTCATTTTCGATACCACGCTCCGTGACGGGGAGCAGGTACCGGGGGCAAAGCTTGCGATGGAGCAAAAACTCGAGATCGCAAAGCAGCTTGC harbors:
- a CDS encoding M48 family metalloprotease yields the protein MSGYNRIISAGFWLFLAVSACIVPLVFSGCAVNPVTGKTEFHLVSVTEEEEIELGRKSYVPIVQQEGGFYRDQRLEGYVQSVGDRLAKVSHRPGLPYTFRVLNSSVPNAFALPGGFIVINRGLLVGLSSEGELAGVLGHEIGHATARHSVAAYQRALGLNIALLGVAVAGGSNMTMQLSSIGAGLIQNGFSREQERESDYLGVDYMVKAGYDPRGAIDLQEYFYKQFERGKNTIWIEGLFRTHPFSEERLENVKRYSREKHPQSLDGKGYVVNEGVFIDRTERLREVQRAYDVYDEGVKLLNKKDRRGALEKFRRAMEMEPDQAPFHTKAGLVFLLDDDAGAAIEYLEKAVQIDPELAESRVYLGISYHEVGKCGQAVVHLEKSMESMPTKTAAKYLGKCYRKMGDSEKAAKYEGLAR
- a CDS encoding rubrerythrin encodes the protein MELSEVVKAIHIAIGNEKGACKRYLKFAKNTKDEKGRVVLLNLAMDELGHLEKLEKQLHVMMEGKPWVLPVTEEAQRAVVETGEADVDLLNLDIDTLDDLKALEVALEYEILANKYYLRQAEKTEDEVLKKLFLSLAAEEEVHKKIIQAEIDSISDSGFWFDYQEFSVEME
- a CDS encoding transcription elongation factor GreA produces the protein MFDLEAIVEKLKAEAEELEYELKVELPREIGAAIEQGDISENAEYESAKERQSTLIGRLDQLNRRIEDLSKINMSEIPRDRVSLGSTVEVTDIDTGEKKRYVLVPPEAMDSNPHYISIMSPIARNLVGAFPGDEVFVEVPKGEREYRVERVITYFGDVLE
- a CDS encoding DUF502 domain-containing protein, translating into MKRIREIFRKYFFAGLFSVIPIALSVFFILWFFRKIDALFSPVVYRILQLLLPGYERTPIPGTGFVLGIIAILLVGFLSKTFLISRFLDFIGTVLKKIPLAKSIYSTLKTLTEAFSPENMDSFREVVLVRYPRTDSYAVGFLTKKMLCGDDELIAVYVPTNNLYLGDVLFIKEEDMVRTRLSVEEGMRVVASGGTAAPDYIDGGGKKN